The following proteins come from a genomic window of Scylla paramamosain isolate STU-SP2022 chromosome 46, ASM3559412v1, whole genome shotgun sequence:
- the LOC135094603 gene encoding inositol-pentakisphosphate 2-kinase-like isoform X2: protein MCIEIKPKQGFLDRSTPGMPLCRYCVKQFLKAGKESGSRSGYCPLDLFSGNVDRMRRAVDNLILAPQNNFKVFVDGQPVDETQPFHYLRDTIIAALTFTFSNTTTTSTTSTTSTTTTSTTTATTTGRLSERSPLGRILAFQSLDRLGVFRASQLYLTLCDLLGSPEAVDEALCDLSAWPSPALGLVMASEQQGEVGELGDLGVEEMVRLLQSYLLSTTAKDLSLMILLSGPHYSPAPQQPAGSSPFIVSGKDGSWFQCQVTGVDIVAKPTSKILKHQRDYERLRDVLADLRTRQEEPPCCRH from the exons ATGTGCATAGAGATTAAGCCTAAACAGGGATTCCTAGATAGGTCTACGCCAGGCATGCCTCtgtgtaggtactgtgtgaaGCAGTTCCTAAAG GCCGGGAAGGAAAGTGGCAGTCGGAGTGGTTACTGTCCTCTTGACCTCTTCTCAGG GAATGTGGACAGGATGCGCAGGGCAGTGGACAACCTCATCCTGGCACCACAGAATAATTTTAAAGTGTTTGTT GATGGACAACCAGTAGATGAGACTCAACCCTTCCATTACCTCCGAGACACCATCATCGCAGCCCTTACCTTCACCttctccaacaccaccaccacctccaccacctccaccaccagcaccaccaccaccagcaccaccactgccaccaccaccggcagACTCAGTGAACGGTCTCCTCTTGGCCGCATCCTGGCCTTCCAAAGCCTAGACCGTCTGGGGGTCTTCCGAGCGTCACAGCTTTACCTGACCCTGTGTGACCTCTTGGGGAGTCCTGAGGCCGTGGACGAGGCGCTGTGTGACCTCTCTGCCTGGCCGTCCCCTGCGCTGGGCCTGGTGATGGCCTCGGAGCAgcagggggaggtgggggagctGGGGGACCtgggggtggaggagatggTCAGGCTGCTGCAAAGTTATCTTCTGTCCACAACAGCCAAAGATTTGTCCCTCATGATTCTGTTGAGTGGACCAcattacag CCCTGCCCCGCAGCAGCCCGCCGGCAGCTCCCCCTTCATTGTGTCTGGCAAGGATGGGTCGTGGTTCCAGTGCCAAGTGACGGGCGTGGACATTGTTGCCAAGCCCACCAGTAAGATCCTCAAGCACCAGCGTGACTACGAGAGGCTCAGGGACGTGTTGGCAGACCTCAGGACGCGGCAGGAGGAGCCACCCTGCTGCCGacactga
- the LOC135094603 gene encoding inositol-pentakisphosphate 2-kinase-like isoform X1, whose amino-acid sequence MCIEIKPKQGFLDRSTPGMPLCRYCVKQFLKAGKESGSRSGYCPLDLFSGNVDRMRRAVDNLILAPQNNFKVFVDGQPVDETQPFHYLRDTIIAALTFTFSNTTTTSTTSTTSTTTTSTTTATTTGRLSERSPLGRILAFQSLDRLGVFRASQLYLTLCDLLGSPEAVDEALCDLSAWPSPALGLVMASEQQGEVGELGDLGVEEMVRLLQSYLLSTTAKDLSLMILLSGPHYSSPAPQQPAGSSPFIVSGKDGSWFQCQVTGVDIVAKPTSKILKHQRDYERLRDVLADLRTRQEEPPCCRH is encoded by the exons ATGTGCATAGAGATTAAGCCTAAACAGGGATTCCTAGATAGGTCTACGCCAGGCATGCCTCtgtgtaggtactgtgtgaaGCAGTTCCTAAAG GCCGGGAAGGAAAGTGGCAGTCGGAGTGGTTACTGTCCTCTTGACCTCTTCTCAGG GAATGTGGACAGGATGCGCAGGGCAGTGGACAACCTCATCCTGGCACCACAGAATAATTTTAAAGTGTTTGTT GATGGACAACCAGTAGATGAGACTCAACCCTTCCATTACCTCCGAGACACCATCATCGCAGCCCTTACCTTCACCttctccaacaccaccaccacctccaccacctccaccaccagcaccaccaccaccagcaccaccactgccaccaccaccggcagACTCAGTGAACGGTCTCCTCTTGGCCGCATCCTGGCCTTCCAAAGCCTAGACCGTCTGGGGGTCTTCCGAGCGTCACAGCTTTACCTGACCCTGTGTGACCTCTTGGGGAGTCCTGAGGCCGTGGACGAGGCGCTGTGTGACCTCTCTGCCTGGCCGTCCCCTGCGCTGGGCCTGGTGATGGCCTCGGAGCAgcagggggaggtgggggagctGGGGGACCtgggggtggaggagatggTCAGGCTGCTGCAAAGTTATCTTCTGTCCACAACAGCCAAAGATTTGTCCCTCATGATTCTGTTGAGTGGACCAcattacag caGCCCTGCCCCGCAGCAGCCCGCCGGCAGCTCCCCCTTCATTGTGTCTGGCAAGGATGGGTCGTGGTTCCAGTGCCAAGTGACGGGCGTGGACATTGTTGCCAAGCCCACCAGTAAGATCCTCAAGCACCAGCGTGACTACGAGAGGCTCAGGGACGTGTTGGCAGACCTCAGGACGCGGCAGGAGGAGCCACCCTGCTGCCGacactga
- the LOC135094608 gene encoding zinc finger CCCH domain-containing protein 13-like isoform X2 gives MPPIPHYYESHAHSTYPYPNAHSLPVSVSQSLPPSYVHPPVPSAPPSGSLSIPKSPRSRSHRLHRSSSHTHSRRRHRKRIHFPKMNTRYSRMKLNVGSLDLSGKGLLNMLHQNRSRCLKSCWEREIIPRVPPKPAPDTVPTSEQHQVEGRLGSAEPESAVFSPEHYQEESLLGTETETSVLISDQYEDSMEVMLAELEKDMETFLSDNETNVTQEDSPSVPRPPFPVTKPPLLPNTSRPPQQASSNFKPTQQASITKPSQSSHLTSHSQASTIRPQGTSNITNQQASHITNPSQPSTSGPQQASHITNSSQPSTSGPQQANPITNPSQPSTTNPPQPDSHTLTEPHQSPTEPRGISQPIGNTLGQRHEHPPTTEVAVSSLLAFLKRHTAASRGDSGLAISAQGTCSDSLDSTAASHKDSPGQGSANIMQDETVMLKLMRLLQEGSISEGKDGKHVLVFEKAPGPDLPSTSEPTASGKQGATEAPPCAAAKEVDREGRERLDKERRKMSIEVPQRKTGLNDKERRETEWEKGSKDKKRKHRMDEAEEKKRDKEIKEKEREMENRNQRKHKNNEREEIERRRNNKEDKNRKRRREKEGREEKTETELNRQNKSRRREEKAEERDRQKDSKRRETEWEERRKKNHKQRSRSPSDWRRRNTRSPSSSSSSPTPSQHTSPSTTNTADTHTRRGRKPSTSSKSTRTPTKGTSSDTRTSSPNRPCKTPRQSSVGQDKQAAGKSKGTTLQHQKSLEAQREALQSVGEVRSVSSPKTAEKCKRNRWDQETGDRRDITSPEAEKHKRNRWDQETGDRRDSTSPPEAEKHKRNRWDQETGDRRDSTSPPEAEKHKRNRWDQGDTGDRRDNTSPPEAEKHKRNRWDQKERESASSETSPEENRKGRCDEERESVCPPLTSEKQKKNKWNQKEMRESVSGETSSGKQGSKNRLASQEDTRDTSPSKTCSQRHTENRRPSQEDISNIPLPKSSKVTVRCTTHKPPQTQSARPSQEDTRSIPVAKSCEGPQTPCSTPHKPPQTQSSKNHTLPQPPQDHNSTPSPDSSKRPRPLPPLKKTSETHTNLHTNSLPPAAAPRLRSPPPCTPHHPAGAMVKEEPLFFLSEAEIKQEPFSPTSALHQKELEDQARQVRQMRLEVKREAVRVKQELVSSNQRVDGTPCTHRYSATASLSDIPVKTEPAEEEEAEETYEYEDVEKTDPFLEGEEEEEADRIKVRCLMKATLEVLGMEEDKDSNMWDSSVPESLYEHLKNILFMMECSVWEESTILSYNWEVNLRRLVVATFCREELDTFTRDIHRNMQKTKDLKMFVRSVISSNAIP, from the coding sequence ATGCCTCCCATCCCCCACTATTATGAATCCCACGCTCATTCCACGTACCCTTATCCAAACGCTCATTCCTTGCCAGTTTCTGTgtctcagtccctccctccttcctacgtGCATCCTCCAGTACCTTCAGCCCCTCCGTCAGGCTCTTTGTCAATCCCCAAGTCGCCACGCTCGAGGTCTCACAGGTTGCACAGGTCCTCGTCACACACCCACAGCAGGCGTCGGCACAGGAAGCGCATCCACTTCCCCAAAATGAACACTCGCTATTCCAGGATGAAGCTAAACGTTGGATCTCTCGACCTATCGGGGAAGGGCCTCCTGAACATGCTGCACCAGAATAGGAGTCGGTGCTTGAAGTCCTGCTGGGAGAGGGAGATTATACCACGTGTGCCTCCCAAGCCAGCCCCCGACACTGTGCCTACCTCAGAGCAGCaccaggtggagggaaggctggGTAGTGCCGAGCCCGAGAGCGCTGTGTTTAGCCCAGAGCATTACCAGGAGGAGAGTCTGCTTGGCACTGAGACAGAGACCTCTGTGTTGATTTCAGACCAGTATGAGGACAGCATGGAGGTGATGCTGGCAGAGCTGGAGAAGGATATGGAGACTTTTCTGTCGGATAATGAGACAAATGTGACACAGGAGGACTCACCTAGTGTTCCCAGGCCACCCTTTCCTGTCACCAAGCCACCCCTACTTCCCAACACCTCCAGGCCACCCCAGCAAGCCAGTAGCAACTTTAAGCCAACTCAACAAGCCAGTATCACAAAGCCATCCCAGTCCAGCCACCTCACTAGCCACTCCCAAGCCAGCACCATAAGGCCACAAGGAACCAGCAACATCACAAACCAACAAGCTAGTCACATCACAAACCCATCACAACCCAGCACCTCAGGACCACAACAAGCTAGTCATATCACAAACTCATCACAACCCAGCACCTCAGGACCACAACAAGCTAACCCCATCACAAACCCATCACAACCCAGCACCACTAACCCACCTCAGCCAGATAGCCACACCCTCACAGAGCCACACCAAAGCCCCACAGAGCCCAGGGGAATTAGTCAGCCCATAGGGAACACCTTGGGGCAGAGGCACGAGCACCCACCCACAACCGAAGTCGCTGTCAGTTCCCTTTTGGCATTTCTCAAGAGGCACACTGCAGCATCTCGTGGGGACTCCGGCTTGGCGATCTCAGCGCAGGGGACGTGTTCAGACTCCCTGGACTCCACAGCAGCCTCTCATAAAGACTCCCCAGGGCAGGGAAGTGCAAACATCATGCAGGATGAAACGGTGATGCTCAAACTCATGCGTCTATTGCAGGAGGGCAGCATTAGCGAGGGCAAAGATGGGAAACATGTGCTGGTATTTGAGAAGGCACCAGGACCTGATCTGCCTAGTACTTCAGAACCCACAGCTTCTGGGAAGCAAGGAGCAACAGAGGCCCCACCATGTGCAGCAGCCAAGGAGgtagacagagaaggaagagaaaggttagacaaggaaagaaggaagatgtcaATAGAAGTGCCTCAGAGAAAGACAGGTttaaatgataaggaaaggagagagacagaatggGAGAAAGGCAgtaaagataagaagagaaagcatAGAATGGATGAagcggaagagaagaagagagacaaggagatcaaagagaaagaaagggagatggagaacAGAAACCAAAGAAAGcacaagaataatgaaagagaagagattgAAAGACGgagaaacaacaaagaagacaagaacaggAAAcgcagaagggagaaagaagggagggaagaaaaaacagagacagaaCTGAACAGGCAGAACAAGAGCAGGAGGCGAGAAGAGAAGgcagaggaaagagacagacagaaagacagtaagaggagggagacagaatgggaagagaggagaaagaaaaatcacaaacaGAGAAGCAGAAGTCCATCAgattggaggagaaggaacaccAGATCTCCTTCGTCAAGCTCATcgtcccccactccctcccagcACACATCACCAAGCACCACCAACACAGcggacacgcacacacgcagggGGAGGAAGCCAAGCACGTCCTCAAAAAGCACCAGAACTCCTACGAAAGGCACCTCAAGTGACACACGCACCAGCTCTCCAAACAGGCCCTGTAAGACTCCTAGGCAATCCTCAGTGGGGCAGGACAAACAGGCTGCTGGTAAGAGTAAGGGTACTACTCTTCAACACCAGAAGTCCTTGGAGGCACAGAGGGAGGCACTGCAGTCTGTTGGTGAAGTGAGAAGTGTGTCTTCACCCAAAACAGCAGAGAAATGCAAGAGAAACAGATGGGACCAGGAGACAGGAGACAGGAGAGACATCACATCACCTGAAGCAGAGAAACACAAGAGAAACAGATGGGACCAGGAGACAGGAGACAGGAGAGACAGCACATCACCACCTGAAGCAGAGAAACACAAGAGAAACAGATGGGACCAGGAGACAGGAGACAGGAGAGACAGCACATCACCACCTGAAGCAGAGAAACACAAGAGAAACAGATGGGACCAGGGAGACACAGGGGACAGGAGAGACAACACATCACCACCTGAAGCAGAGAAACACAAGAGAAACAGATGggaccagaaagagagagagagtgcatctTCTGAGACATCACCTGAAGAgaacaggaagggaagatgtgATGAGGAACGGGAAAGTGTGTGTCCACCTCTTACATcagaaaagcagaagaaaaataaatggaaccAAAAAGAGATGAGGGAAAGTGTATCTGGTGAAACGTCATCAGGTAAACAAGGCAGTAAGAATAGATTGGCCTCTCAGGAAGACACAAGGGACACATCACCATCCAAAACTTGTTCACAAAGGCACACTGAAAATAGGAGGCCATCCCAGGAAGATATAAGCAACATACCTTTGCCCAAGTCTTCCAAAGTGACAGTGAGGTGCACCACTCACAAGCCACCACAAACACAGAGTGCAAGGCCATCCCAGGAAGACACAAGGAGTATACCTGTGGCCAAGTCTTGTGAGGGGCCTCAGACACCTTGCTCTACCCCACACAAGCCACCACAAACACAGAGTAGTAAAAATCACACATTACCTCAGCCACCACAAGACCACAACAGTACACCAAGCCCTGACTCTTCTAAAAGGCCcagaccactaccaccactaaagAAAACCTCAGAAACACACACCAACCTCCACACAAACTCTCTGCCTCCTGCCGCTGCACCACGCCTCAGATCCCCACCTCCCTGCACACCACACCATCCTGCAGGGGCCATGGTGAAGGAGGAGCCACTGTTCTTCCTGAGTGAGGCGGAGATCAAGCAAGAGCCGTTCTCCCCAACCAGTGCCTTGCATCAGAAGGAGCTGGAGGACCAAGCACGGCAGGTGAGGCAGATGAGgttggaggtgaagagagaggctgtgagggtGAAGCAGGAGCTGGTGTCCAGCAACCAGAGGGTGGACGGCACTCCATGCACACACAGGTACTCGGCGACTGCATCATTGAGCGACATTCCGGTGAAAACCGAgccggcggaggaggaggaagctgaggaAACTTACGAGTACGAGGACGTGGAAAAGACCGATCCGTTTCtagagggcgaggaggaggaggaggcagatcGCATCAAGGTGAGGTGTCTGATGAAGGCCACGCTGGAGGTGCTGGGcatggaggaggacaaggacagcAACATGTGGGACAGCAGCGTGCCGGAGAGCCTGTACGAACACCTCAAGAACATCCTGTTCATGATGGAGTGTTCAGTGTGGGAGGAAAGCACCATACTCTCCTATAACTGGGAGGTCAATCTAAGGCGTCTCGTTGTAGCCACCTTCTGCCGGGAGGAGCTGGATACCTTCACCAGGGACATCCACAGGAACATGCAGAAGACAAAGGACCTAAAGATGTTTGTGAGGAGTGTGATATCATCAAATGCTATTCCGTGA
- the LOC135094608 gene encoding uncharacterized protein DDB_G0284459-like isoform X1 — translation MMEQDGQDSDQETVIFDAKQVHYPPHHHSYGHPSHAPSTSATFPTQYPPHSTPLHHYHYPLPNMPPIPHYYESHAHSTYPYPNAHSLPVSVSQSLPPSYVHPPVPSAPPSGSLSIPKSPRSRSHRLHRSSSHTHSRRRHRKRIHFPKMNTRYSRMKLNVGSLDLSGKGLLNMLHQNRSRCLKSCWEREIIPRVPPKPAPDTVPTSEQHQVEGRLGSAEPESAVFSPEHYQEESLLGTETETSVLISDQYEDSMEVMLAELEKDMETFLSDNETNVTQEDSPSVPRPPFPVTKPPLLPNTSRPPQQASSNFKPTQQASITKPSQSSHLTSHSQASTIRPQGTSNITNQQASHITNPSQPSTSGPQQASHITNSSQPSTSGPQQANPITNPSQPSTTNPPQPDSHTLTEPHQSPTEPRGISQPIGNTLGQRHEHPPTTEVAVSSLLAFLKRHTAASRGDSGLAISAQGTCSDSLDSTAASHKDSPGQGSANIMQDETVMLKLMRLLQEGSISEGKDGKHVLVFEKAPGPDLPSTSEPTASGKQGATEAPPCAAAKEVDREGRERLDKERRKMSIEVPQRKTGLNDKERRETEWEKGSKDKKRKHRMDEAEEKKRDKEIKEKEREMENRNQRKHKNNEREEIERRRNNKEDKNRKRRREKEGREEKTETELNRQNKSRRREEKAEERDRQKDSKRRETEWEERRKKNHKQRSRSPSDWRRRNTRSPSSSSSSPTPSQHTSPSTTNTADTHTRRGRKPSTSSKSTRTPTKGTSSDTRTSSPNRPCKTPRQSSVGQDKQAAGKSKGTTLQHQKSLEAQREALQSVGEVRSVSSPKTAEKCKRNRWDQETGDRRDITSPEAEKHKRNRWDQETGDRRDSTSPPEAEKHKRNRWDQETGDRRDSTSPPEAEKHKRNRWDQGDTGDRRDNTSPPEAEKHKRNRWDQKERESASSETSPEENRKGRCDEERESVCPPLTSEKQKKNKWNQKEMRESVSGETSSGKQGSKNRLASQEDTRDTSPSKTCSQRHTENRRPSQEDISNIPLPKSSKVTVRCTTHKPPQTQSARPSQEDTRSIPVAKSCEGPQTPCSTPHKPPQTQSSKNHTLPQPPQDHNSTPSPDSSKRPRPLPPLKKTSETHTNLHTNSLPPAAAPRLRSPPPCTPHHPAGAMVKEEPLFFLSEAEIKQEPFSPTSALHQKELEDQARQVRQMRLEVKREAVRVKQELVSSNQRVDGTPCTHRYSATASLSDIPVKTEPAEEEEAEETYEYEDVEKTDPFLEGEEEEEADRIKVRCLMKATLEVLGMEEDKDSNMWDSSVPESLYEHLKNILFMMECSVWEESTILSYNWEVNLRRLVVATFCREELDTFTRDIHRNMQKTKDLKMFVRSVISSNAIP, via the exons ATGATG GAACAAGACGGGCAGGACAGCGACCAGGAGACTGTTATATTTGACGCGAAGCAAGTCCActacccaccacaccaccacagctatGGCCACCCCTCCCACGCCCCCAGCACCTCCGCCACCTTCCCCACACAGTACCCCCCTCACTCCACCCCACtgcatcactaccactacccacTGCCAAACATGCCTCCCATCCCCCACTATTATGAATCCCACGCTCATTCCACGTACCCTTATCCAAACGCTCATTCCTTGCCAGTTTCTGTgtctcagtccctccctccttcctacgtGCATCCTCCAGTACCTTCAGCCCCTCCGTCAGGCTCTTTGTCAATCCCCAAGTCGCCACGCTCGAGGTCTCACAGGTTGCACAGGTCCTCGTCACACACCCACAGCAGGCGTCGGCACAGGAAGCGCATCCACTTCCCCAAAATGAACACTCGCTATTCCAGGATGAAGCTAAACGTTGGATCTCTCGACCTATCGGGGAAGGGCCTCCTGAACATGCTGCACCAGAATAGGAGTCGGTGCTTGAAGTCCTGCTGGGAGAGGGAGATTATACCACGTGTGCCTCCCAAGCCAGCCCCCGACACTGTGCCTACCTCAGAGCAGCaccaggtggagggaaggctggGTAGTGCCGAGCCCGAGAGCGCTGTGTTTAGCCCAGAGCATTACCAGGAGGAGAGTCTGCTTGGCACTGAGACAGAGACCTCTGTGTTGATTTCAGACCAGTATGAGGACAGCATGGAGGTGATGCTGGCAGAGCTGGAGAAGGATATGGAGACTTTTCTGTCGGATAATGAGACAAATGTGACACAGGAGGACTCACCTAGTGTTCCCAGGCCACCCTTTCCTGTCACCAAGCCACCCCTACTTCCCAACACCTCCAGGCCACCCCAGCAAGCCAGTAGCAACTTTAAGCCAACTCAACAAGCCAGTATCACAAAGCCATCCCAGTCCAGCCACCTCACTAGCCACTCCCAAGCCAGCACCATAAGGCCACAAGGAACCAGCAACATCACAAACCAACAAGCTAGTCACATCACAAACCCATCACAACCCAGCACCTCAGGACCACAACAAGCTAGTCATATCACAAACTCATCACAACCCAGCACCTCAGGACCACAACAAGCTAACCCCATCACAAACCCATCACAACCCAGCACCACTAACCCACCTCAGCCAGATAGCCACACCCTCACAGAGCCACACCAAAGCCCCACAGAGCCCAGGGGAATTAGTCAGCCCATAGGGAACACCTTGGGGCAGAGGCACGAGCACCCACCCACAACCGAAGTCGCTGTCAGTTCCCTTTTGGCATTTCTCAAGAGGCACACTGCAGCATCTCGTGGGGACTCCGGCTTGGCGATCTCAGCGCAGGGGACGTGTTCAGACTCCCTGGACTCCACAGCAGCCTCTCATAAAGACTCCCCAGGGCAGGGAAGTGCAAACATCATGCAGGATGAAACGGTGATGCTCAAACTCATGCGTCTATTGCAGGAGGGCAGCATTAGCGAGGGCAAAGATGGGAAACATGTGCTGGTATTTGAGAAGGCACCAGGACCTGATCTGCCTAGTACTTCAGAACCCACAGCTTCTGGGAAGCAAGGAGCAACAGAGGCCCCACCATGTGCAGCAGCCAAGGAGgtagacagagaaggaagagaaaggttagacaaggaaagaaggaagatgtcaATAGAAGTGCCTCAGAGAAAGACAGGTttaaatgataaggaaaggagagagacagaatggGAGAAAGGCAgtaaagataagaagagaaagcatAGAATGGATGAagcggaagagaagaagagagacaaggagatcaaagagaaagaaagggagatggagaacAGAAACCAAAGAAAGcacaagaataatgaaagagaagagattgAAAGACGgagaaacaacaaagaagacaagaacaggAAAcgcagaagggagaaagaagggagggaagaaaaaacagagacagaaCTGAACAGGCAGAACAAGAGCAGGAGGCGAGAAGAGAAGgcagaggaaagagacagacagaaagacagtaagaggagggagacagaatgggaagagaggagaaagaaaaatcacaaacaGAGAAGCAGAAGTCCATCAgattggaggagaaggaacaccAGATCTCCTTCGTCAAGCTCATcgtcccccactccctcccagcACACATCACCAAGCACCACCAACACAGcggacacgcacacacgcagggGGAGGAAGCCAAGCACGTCCTCAAAAAGCACCAGAACTCCTACGAAAGGCACCTCAAGTGACACACGCACCAGCTCTCCAAACAGGCCCTGTAAGACTCCTAGGCAATCCTCAGTGGGGCAGGACAAACAGGCTGCTGGTAAGAGTAAGGGTACTACTCTTCAACACCAGAAGTCCTTGGAGGCACAGAGGGAGGCACTGCAGTCTGTTGGTGAAGTGAGAAGTGTGTCTTCACCCAAAACAGCAGAGAAATGCAAGAGAAACAGATGGGACCAGGAGACAGGAGACAGGAGAGACATCACATCACCTGAAGCAGAGAAACACAAGAGAAACAGATGGGACCAGGAGACAGGAGACAGGAGAGACAGCACATCACCACCTGAAGCAGAGAAACACAAGAGAAACAGATGGGACCAGGAGACAGGAGACAGGAGAGACAGCACATCACCACCTGAAGCAGAGAAACACAAGAGAAACAGATGGGACCAGGGAGACACAGGGGACAGGAGAGACAACACATCACCACCTGAAGCAGAGAAACACAAGAGAAACAGATGggaccagaaagagagagagagtgcatctTCTGAGACATCACCTGAAGAgaacaggaagggaagatgtgATGAGGAACGGGAAAGTGTGTGTCCACCTCTTACATcagaaaagcagaagaaaaataaatggaaccAAAAAGAGATGAGGGAAAGTGTATCTGGTGAAACGTCATCAGGTAAACAAGGCAGTAAGAATAGATTGGCCTCTCAGGAAGACACAAGGGACACATCACCATCCAAAACTTGTTCACAAAGGCACACTGAAAATAGGAGGCCATCCCAGGAAGATATAAGCAACATACCTTTGCCCAAGTCTTCCAAAGTGACAGTGAGGTGCACCACTCACAAGCCACCACAAACACAGAGTGCAAGGCCATCCCAGGAAGACACAAGGAGTATACCTGTGGCCAAGTCTTGTGAGGGGCCTCAGACACCTTGCTCTACCCCACACAAGCCACCACAAACACAGAGTAGTAAAAATCACACATTACCTCAGCCACCACAAGACCACAACAGTACACCAAGCCCTGACTCTTCTAAAAGGCCcagaccactaccaccactaaagAAAACCTCAGAAACACACACCAACCTCCACACAAACTCTCTGCCTCCTGCCGCTGCACCACGCCTCAGATCCCCACCTCCCTGCACACCACACCATCCTGCAGGGGCCATGGTGAAGGAGGAGCCACTGTTCTTCCTGAGTGAGGCGGAGATCAAGCAAGAGCCGTTCTCCCCAACCAGTGCCTTGCATCAGAAGGAGCTGGAGGACCAAGCACGGCAGGTGAGGCAGATGAGgttggaggtgaagagagaggctgtgagggtGAAGCAGGAGCTGGTGTCCAGCAACCAGAGGGTGGACGGCACTCCATGCACACACAGGTACTCGGCGACTGCATCATTGAGCGACATTCCGGTGAAAACCGAgccggcggaggaggaggaagctgaggaAACTTACGAGTACGAGGACGTGGAAAAGACCGATCCGTTTCtagagggcgaggaggaggaggaggcagatcGCATCAAGGTGAGGTGTCTGATGAAGGCCACGCTGGAGGTGCTGGGcatggaggaggacaaggacagcAACATGTGGGACAGCAGCGTGCCGGAGAGCCTGTACGAACACCTCAAGAACATCCTGTTCATGATGGAGTGTTCAGTGTGGGAGGAAAGCACCATACTCTCCTATAACTGGGAGGTCAATCTAAGGCGTCTCGTTGTAGCCACCTTCTGCCGGGAGGAGCTGGATACCTTCACCAGGGACATCCACAGGAACATGCAGAAGACAAAGGACCTAAAGATGTTTGTGAGGAGTGTGATATCATCAAATGCTATTCCGTGA
- the LOC135094610 gene encoding endoplasmic reticulum resident protein 29-like, with translation MCQRAVVGLVGVLLVVMGAAGAINSKGCTPLDAWTFDKIIPKFHAALVKFDVAYPYGKKHQEFTKLSAAGRGSPELLVAEVGVKDYGDMENMDLAERFGVKKEEFPKVMLFVDGRDEPVVFEGEFKNEELKKFIRKNSQVYIGLEGCLETFDRIVDKFMVSEDHAQKKGLLRDAEDAWDALKSPSDRKIAETYVKVMRKVLEKGKEFVKQERSRVEGIMTGRITEEKKQEIEGRLNVLKSFIHDEL, from the exons ATGTGTCAGAGGGCCGTCGTGGGCCTAGTGGGCGTGCTGCTGGTAGTGATGGGAGCAGCAGGCGCTATCAATTCTAAAGGTTGTACGCCCCTTGATGCCTGGACTTTTGACAAG ATCATACCCAAGTTCCACGCGGCGCTGGTGAAGTTCGATGTGGCCTACCCATATGGCAAGAAGCACCAGGAATTCACCAAGCTGTCGGCAGCAGGGCGGGGGTCTCCGGAGCTGCTGGTGGCGGAGGTTGGGGTGAAAGATTATGGTGACATGGAGAATATGGACTTGGCCGAGCGTTTTGGTGTCAAGAAGGAGGAGTTTCCCAAGGTGATGCTGTTCGTGGATGGCCGGGATGAGCCTGTTGTGTTTGAGGGCGAATTCAAGAATGAGGAGCTGAAGAAATTTATCCGGAAAAATTCGCAAGTCTACATCGGGCTGGAGGGCTGCCTGGAGACCTTCGATCGCATAGTAGATAAGTTTATGGTGTCGGAGGATCACGCGCAGAAGAAGGGCTTGCTGAGGGATGCGGAGGACGCCTGGGACGCCCTGAAGAGCCCTTCGGACCGGAAGATAGCGGAGACGTACGTGAAGGTGATGCGGAAGGTGCTGGAGAAGGGCAAGGAATTCGTAAAGCAGGAGAGGTCGCGTGTGGAGGGCATCATGACTGGCAGGatcactgaagaaaagaaacaggagattGAGGGAAGGTTAAACGTACTGAAGTCTTTCATTCATGACGAGTTGTGA